Proteins encoded in a region of the Triplophysa rosa linkage group LG6, Trosa_1v2, whole genome shotgun sequence genome:
- the neurod1 gene encoding neurogenic differentiation factor 1, whose product MTKSFTEESMMLDSQSTTNWTDKCHSSAQDEREVEEINEPMQKDMEDDEVGLNRLEEEDDDDEEEEEEDGDDTKPKRRGPKKKKMTKARVQRFKMRRMKANARERNRMHGLNDALESLRKIVPCYSKTQKLSKIETLRLAKNYIWALSETLRSGKSPDLMSFVQALCKGLSQPTTNLVAGCLQLNPRTFLPEQSQEMPPHMQTASASFSALPYSYQTPGLPSPPYGTMDSSHIFHVKPHAYGSALEPFFETALTDCTSPSFDGPLSPPLSVNGNFSFKHETSSEFEKNYAFTMHYQAAGMAGAQGHGSLYAGTTQRCDIPMDNIMSYEGHSHHERVMNAQLNAIFHES is encoded by the coding sequence GAGGAGATAAACGAGCCCATGCAGAAAGACATGGAGGACGACGAAGTGGGACTCAACAGActtgaggaggaggatgacgatgatgaagaagaagaggaagaagacGGGGATGACACAAAGCCCAAAAGACGAGGGCCCAAAAAGAAGAAGATGACTAAAGCACGGGTGCAGAGATTTAAGATGAGACGCATGAAGGCAAACGCCCGGGAGAGGAACCGCATGCACGGGCTCAACGATGCGCTCGAGAGTCTGCGCAAAATTGTGCCGTGTTACTCCAAAACGCAGAAGCTGTCCAAGATCGAAACGCTCCGATTGGCCAAAAATTACATTTGGGCCCTTTCTGAAACCTTGAGGTCGGGAAAAAGTCCGGATTTGATGTCTTTCGTGCAGGCCTTGTGCAAGGGTTTGTCGCAACCGACAACCAATTTGGTTGCAGGATGTCTCCAACTGAACCCCAGAACTTTTTTGCCCGAGCAGAGTCAGGAGATGCCTCCTCATATGCAAACAGCAAGTGCTTCCTTTTCCGCTCTTCCCTACTCCTACCAAACGCCTGGTCTTCCCAGTCCCCCTTACGGTACAATGGACAGCTCTCACATCTTTCACGTGAAGCCGCACGCGTACGGGAGCGCACTGGAGCCGTTTTTTGAAACCGCGCTCACGGACTGCACTAGTCCCTCGTTTGATGGACCGCTTAGCCCACCTTTGAGCGTCAATGGGAACTTTTCCTTCAAACACGAGACTTCCTCGGAATTCGAGAAGAACTACGCCTTTACCATGCACTATCAGGCGGCGGGTATGGCCGGAGCGCAGGGACACGGGTCTCTTTACGCGGGCACTACGCAACGCTGTGATATACCGATGGACAACATTATGTCTTATGAAGGTCACTCTCATCACGAGCGGGTCATGAACGCCCAGCTGAACGCGATATTTCACGAATCATGA